In Oleiharenicola lentus, the following are encoded in one genomic region:
- a CDS encoding VOC family protein, with protein MTVKKLLHTRMRVNDIERSVKFYTEALGLTASRRHTSPRGAQLVFLATPNSDEEIELCQMPPGAEPVKVQPDLMHLAFEVENLEAFAAAAAKKGYALSDGPTKTGSGSVIAFIDAPEGYEVELIQKAK; from the coding sequence ATGACCGTCAAAAAGCTGCTCCACACCCGCATGCGCGTGAACGACATCGAGCGTTCCGTGAAGTTCTACACCGAGGCCCTTGGCCTGACCGCCTCGCGCCGGCACACCTCGCCGCGCGGTGCCCAGCTGGTGTTCCTCGCCACACCCAACAGCGACGAGGAGATCGAACTCTGCCAGATGCCGCCGGGCGCCGAGCCGGTGAAGGTGCAGCCCGACCTCATGCATCTCGCGTTCGAAGTGGAAAACCTTGAAGCCTTTGCCGCCGCGGCCGCGAAGAAAGGTTACGCACTGAGCGACGGTCCGACCAAGACCGGCAGCGGCTCGGTGATCGCCTTCATTGACGCACCCGAGGGCTACGAGGTGGAGCTGATCCAGAAGGCGAAGTGA
- a CDS encoding pyridoxal-phosphate dependent enzyme, translated as MSETLTFADIRDAHERIRPFIKRTPVLTSERLDAAVGASLFFKCENFQEAGAFKSRGACNAVFSLTDEEAATGVVTHSSGNHAAALARAAQLRGITAHIVMPAGAAQSKVQNVGHYGGWITFCEPNLTAREAACARVSKQTGATIVHPFDDLRVAAGQGTATIELLEDMPDLDLILCPVGGGGLLSGTAVAAKAIHPGIRVIGVEPELANDVQQSFRAGRRISIPTPATIADGLRTNCTGEKNFPLIQQHVDDIVTVSEEAIVAAMRAVWDALHMVIEPSAAVPYAALLEKRVPLTGQRIGLIVTGGNADLDKLPWLKA; from the coding sequence ATGTCTGAAACACTGACCTTCGCCGACATTCGCGACGCCCACGAACGCATCCGCCCGTTCATCAAGCGCACGCCCGTGCTGACGAGCGAACGGCTCGACGCGGCCGTCGGCGCGTCACTGTTTTTCAAGTGCGAGAACTTCCAGGAGGCCGGTGCGTTCAAATCCCGCGGCGCCTGCAACGCCGTCTTTTCGTTGACCGACGAGGAAGCCGCCACCGGCGTCGTCACCCACTCCTCCGGCAACCACGCCGCCGCCCTCGCCCGCGCCGCCCAGCTGCGCGGCATCACCGCCCACATCGTCATGCCCGCCGGCGCGGCCCAGTCCAAGGTGCAGAACGTCGGCCACTACGGCGGCTGGATCACCTTCTGTGAGCCCAACCTCACCGCCCGCGAGGCCGCCTGCGCGCGCGTGTCGAAGCAAACGGGCGCCACCATCGTTCACCCCTTCGATGATCTGCGCGTCGCCGCCGGTCAGGGCACCGCAACGATCGAGCTGCTCGAAGACATGCCCGACCTCGACCTCATTCTGTGTCCCGTCGGCGGCGGCGGGCTGCTCAGCGGCACCGCCGTGGCCGCCAAGGCCATCCATCCCGGCATCCGCGTGATCGGCGTCGAGCCCGAGCTGGCCAACGACGTCCAACAGTCCTTCCGCGCCGGACGCCGCATCTCAATTCCGACCCCCGCCACGATCGCCGACGGCCTGCGCACCAACTGCACGGGCGAAAAGAATTTCCCGCTGATCCAGCAGCATGTGGACGACATCGTCACTGTCTCCGAGGAAGCCATCGTCGCCGCCATGCGCGCCGTGTGGGACGCGCTGCACATGGTGATCGAGCCGTCCGCCGCCGTGCCCTACGCGGCATTGTTGGAGAAACGCGTGCCGCTCACCGGCCAGCGCATCGGCCTCATCGTGACAGGCGGCAACGCCGACCTCGACAAGCTGCCGTGGCTGAAGGCGTGA
- a CDS encoding ferredoxin encodes MSPETSVGIAGDAVAKTCAAPVNACRALACRMWQDEAANHILQPHPTMATLADRLPLNVAGRFYVDSSCIDCDQCRTEAPDFFERDADTGTSFLKRQPDTADDVALVQQAAMNCATGSIGDDGA; translated from the coding sequence ATGAGCCCCGAGACCAGCGTAGGAATCGCCGGCGATGCGGTCGCCAAAACATGCGCAGCTCCGGTCAACGCGTGCCGAGCGCTCGCGTGCCGGATGTGGCAGGATGAGGCTGCCAACCATATCCTCCAACCCCATCCCACCATGGCCACGCTTGCCGATCGTCTTCCCCTCAATGTCGCCGGACGTTTCTACGTCGATTCGTCCTGCATCGATTGCGACCAATGCCGCACCGAGGCGCCCGATTTCTTCGAACGCGATGCGGACACGGGCACGTCCTTCCTGAAACGGCAGCCGGACACGGCCGACGATGTTGCGCTGGTGCAGCAGGCGGCGATGAACTGCGCCACGGGCTCCATCGGCGACGACGGTGCGTGA
- a CDS encoding NADH-quinone oxidoreductase subunit A, which translates to MSEHPHAFLALFLGVALAFPLLLLAVAWLWVKFFQPRRPGPVKNATYECGLPATGDSWIQFKAHYYLYAILFLIFDVEVLFLLPFAVAMTGLPSGALIAMLVFILLLAEGLVWAWARGHLEWK; encoded by the coding sequence ATGAGCGAGCATCCCCACGCGTTCCTGGCTCTCTTCCTCGGCGTCGCCCTCGCCTTCCCTCTCCTGCTGCTCGCAGTGGCCTGGCTCTGGGTGAAGTTTTTCCAACCGCGCCGCCCCGGTCCGGTCAAGAACGCCACCTACGAATGCGGCCTCCCGGCGACCGGCGACTCGTGGATCCAGTTCAAGGCGCACTATTATCTGTATGCGATTCTCTTTCTCATCTTCGACGTCGAGGTGCTGTTCCTCCTGCCCTTCGCCGTCGCCATGACCGGCCTCCCATCAGGCGCGCTGATTGCGATGCTGGTATTCATCCTCCTTCTCGCCGAGGGCCTCGTCTGGGCCTGGGCGCGCGGCCACCTGGAGTGGAAATGA
- a CDS encoding NADH-quinone oxidoreductase subunit B, with amino-acid sequence MSDAEREDLRRHGILLTSLEELYNWGRSNSIWPLQFGLACCAIEMIAAATARFDIARFGAEIFRPSPRQADLMIVSGTVTKKMAPLVVRLWNQMPEPKYCIAMGACAISGGPFKQGYNVLKGIDRFIPVDIYIPGCPPRPEALLHGLTQLQEKIKAERLAGPDTARHLRPENPGEFPIPDYGAHDLQPPNNPALFSPPSLPRKP; translated from the coding sequence CTGTCCGATGCCGAACGCGAGGACCTGCGCCGCCACGGCATTCTGCTCACCAGCCTTGAGGAACTTTACAACTGGGGCCGCAGCAATTCCATCTGGCCGCTCCAGTTCGGCCTCGCCTGCTGCGCCATCGAGATGATCGCCGCCGCGACGGCGCGGTTCGACATCGCCCGCTTCGGCGCCGAGATCTTCCGCCCTTCGCCCCGTCAGGCCGACCTCATGATCGTCTCCGGCACCGTCACCAAGAAGATGGCCCCGCTCGTCGTCCGCCTCTGGAACCAGATGCCCGAACCGAAATACTGCATCGCGATGGGCGCCTGCGCCATCTCGGGCGGCCCCTTCAAGCAGGGCTACAACGTCCTGAAGGGCATCGACCGTTTTATCCCGGTGGACATCTACATCCCCGGGTGCCCGCCGCGCCCCGAGGCGCTGCTGCACGGGCTCACCCAACTGCAGGAGAAGATCAAGGCCGAGCGCCTCGCCGGCCCCGACACCGCCCGCCACCTCCGCCCGGAAAACCCCGGCGAATTCCCCATTCCGGACTACGGCGCGCACGACCTCCAGCCGCCGAACAACCCCGCCCTCTTCTCGCCGCCCTCCCTGCCGCGGAAACCCTGA
- a CDS encoding NADH-quinone oxidoreductase subunit C, with protein sequence MESLEQLRDRLLTRFPAAKVELVLNPGASPEHSLLLEAASAREIALFLRDDPFVKLDYCSNVTGLDWPDKEIIETKKVSVPDPAGGPAKVVEEKTKRLQPGYLEAVYHLYSMALKSTAPVILRLRTVNRSDQVTLPSLTPVWRSADFQEREIYDLYGIIFEGHPDLRRLLMWDGFKDHPMRKDYVAPDDFEWEPTPHGVVHERAKAHYPLPGDRLGQTPAGQQPGTVSPANPTTQPEAKP encoded by the coding sequence ATGGAATCCCTCGAGCAACTCCGCGACCGCCTCCTGACCCGCTTCCCCGCGGCCAAGGTCGAGCTTGTGCTCAATCCCGGCGCTTCGCCCGAGCATTCGCTGCTGCTCGAAGCCGCGTCCGCGCGGGAGATCGCGCTCTTCCTGCGGGACGACCCGTTCGTGAAGCTCGACTACTGCTCCAACGTCACTGGCCTCGACTGGCCCGACAAGGAGATCATCGAGACGAAGAAGGTCTCCGTGCCCGACCCGGCCGGCGGCCCGGCCAAGGTCGTCGAGGAAAAGACCAAGCGCCTTCAGCCCGGCTATCTCGAGGCCGTCTATCACCTCTACTCGATGGCGCTGAAGAGCACCGCGCCCGTCATCCTGCGCCTGCGCACCGTTAACCGCTCCGACCAGGTCACGCTGCCGTCGCTCACGCCGGTGTGGCGTTCCGCCGATTTCCAGGAACGCGAGATCTACGACCTCTACGGCATCATTTTCGAGGGCCACCCCGACCTGCGCCGCCTGCTCATGTGGGACGGTTTCAAAGACCACCCGATGCGCAAGGACTACGTCGCCCCCGACGACTTCGAGTGGGAGCCCACCCCGCACGGTGTCGTGCACGAGCGGGCGAAGGCCCATTATCCTTTGCCGGGCGACCGGCTCGGACAAACACCGGCCGGCCAGCAGCCCGGAACGGTGTCGCCGGCCAATCCGACCACTCAACCGGAGGCGAAGCCATGA
- a CDS encoding NADH-quinone oxidoreductase subunit D, translating to MGPQHPSTHGVFRMIVTLDGERIVKLKPVFGYLHRNHEKIAESTSYLASMPYTDRLDYLCSMTNNWAYALAVEKLGGLTVPDRAQYLRVIMAELTRLVNHSCLVGFLFNDLGTSFTPLLYAFREREKILDLFEALSGSRMMCNYQRFGGCRVDPSPEWLAAAKALVDNFPRFLDEYETMLTGNEIMLARTQGVGRLSAADAINAGITGPILRASGVDYDLRKVDGTGFYPRFDFRVPLGAHGDTYDRYMMRILEMRESVKILQQAFRDLPAGPIMDPKAKLRGFRPKAGEAYGRLEGPKGELGFYLVSDGSPNPYRYRVRPPSLINLTLLEDMCLGHTIADSVVILGSIDIVLGEVDR from the coding sequence ATGGGCCCGCAACACCCGTCCACCCACGGTGTGTTTCGCATGATCGTGACGCTCGACGGCGAGCGCATCGTGAAGCTCAAGCCCGTCTTCGGCTACCTCCACCGCAACCACGAGAAGATCGCCGAGTCCACGAGCTACCTGGCGTCGATGCCCTACACCGACCGGCTCGACTACCTCTGCTCGATGACGAACAACTGGGCCTACGCGCTCGCGGTCGAGAAGCTCGGTGGTCTCACCGTCCCCGACCGCGCCCAATACCTGCGCGTCATCATGGCCGAGCTCACGCGCCTGGTGAACCACAGCTGCCTCGTCGGCTTCCTCTTCAACGACCTCGGCACCTCGTTCACTCCGCTCCTCTACGCCTTCCGTGAGCGCGAGAAGATCCTCGACCTCTTCGAGGCCCTCAGCGGCTCGCGCATGATGTGCAACTACCAGCGCTTCGGCGGCTGCCGCGTGGACCCCTCGCCCGAGTGGCTCGCGGCGGCCAAGGCGCTCGTGGACAACTTCCCGCGCTTCCTCGACGAATACGAGACGATGCTCACGGGCAACGAGATCATGCTCGCCCGCACCCAGGGCGTCGGCCGCCTGAGCGCCGCCGACGCGATCAACGCCGGCATCACCGGCCCCATTCTCCGCGCCAGTGGCGTGGACTACGACCTGCGCAAGGTGGACGGCACCGGTTTCTACCCGCGCTTCGACTTCCGCGTCCCGCTCGGCGCGCACGGCGACACCTACGACCGCTACATGATGCGCATCCTCGAAATGCGCGAATCGGTGAAAATCCTCCAGCAGGCCTTCCGCGACCTGCCCGCCGGCCCGATCATGGACCCCAAGGCCAAGCTCCGCGGTTTCCGCCCCAAGGCCGGCGAAGCCTACGGCCGCCTCGAAGGCCCGAAGGGCGAACTCGGCTTCTACCTCGTCAGCGACGGCAGCCCGAATCCCTACCGCTACCGCGTCCGCCCGCCCTCCCTCATCAACCTCACCCTCCTTGAGGACATGTGCCTTGGCCACACCATCGCTGACTCCGTCGTCATCCTCGGCTCCATCGACATCGTCCTGGGAGAAGTAGACCGATGA
- a CDS encoding 4Fe-4S dicluster domain-containing protein codes for MLGSGILKGLAVTAKNFVGSYHDPARMVTQEYPDVPAKLPAAYRNFPFLVTENATDPMGTLRCVACQICEKECPPQCIYIEKSKDKKPDATGKPQIYPAVFAIDTAVCMSCQLCVEVCPFDAIKMDQVFEIAATDRFTGLLLNREQLAKPNTYFHQIHPEEAAEVDARLNAERKAAEEKAKAAAAAAAAKAAAPKPAAGAAPTLPPTTGGPSA; via the coding sequence ATGCTCGGCTCCGGCATCCTCAAAGGCCTCGCAGTCACCGCGAAAAATTTCGTGGGGAGCTATCATGACCCGGCCCGGATGGTGACGCAGGAATACCCCGACGTCCCCGCCAAGCTTCCGGCGGCCTACCGCAATTTCCCGTTCCTCGTCACGGAGAACGCCACCGACCCGATGGGCACGCTGCGCTGTGTCGCCTGCCAGATCTGCGAGAAGGAATGCCCGCCGCAGTGCATCTACATCGAGAAGAGCAAGGACAAGAAACCCGACGCCACCGGCAAGCCCCAGATCTACCCCGCCGTCTTCGCCATCGACACCGCCGTGTGCATGAGCTGCCAGCTCTGCGTCGAGGTCTGCCCGTTCGACGCGATCAAGATGGACCAGGTGTTCGAGATTGCCGCGACCGACCGTTTCACCGGCCTGCTCCTCAACCGCGAGCAGCTCGCCAAGCCCAACACCTACTTCCACCAGATCCACCCCGAGGAAGCCGCCGAGGTGGACGCCCGGCTCAACGCCGAACGCAAGGCCGCCGAGGAAAAGGCCAAGGCCGCCGCGGCTGCGGCGGCTGCGAAAGCGGCGGCGCCGAAACCGGCCGCGGGAGCAGCGCCCACCCTGCCGCCCACCACCGGAGGCCCTTCAGCATGA
- a CDS encoding complex I subunit 1/NuoH family protein, with protein sequence MSDFLEVIPLVVRDWIVELFPTPLQWLVHHLLTIAVILTFFGLFFAFTTIAERKLLGRLQNRLGPNRAGVPKLSILPFHLKHKLWGLTQPFADAVKALTKEDVIPDAADKVLHFLAPVCIVAFSLLGFAVLPFGRALIPVELDAALLYFFAAGTATELAIFMAGWGSRNKYSLLAAMRALAQLISYELPLILSVVPAVLVVGTLSLREIAEAQGGWIFGFLPHWHVFTPWGFAGFIIFLIAALAESNRSPFDLPEAESELIAGHLTEYSGFKYALFFMAEYFGLTALSGLGVTIFLGGWQAPFAFLEFIPSYLWFMLKLAGMIVFFIWVRGTLLRLRIDQLTRLSWQFLVPLALINLVNGAFWALTPGWSGPMLAVRWAVSAALIVIPFLLLARRLNPGRGPRTYRYA encoded by the coding sequence ATGAGCGATTTCCTCGAAGTCATTCCGCTCGTCGTGCGCGACTGGATCGTGGAGCTATTCCCGACCCCGCTCCAGTGGCTCGTCCACCATCTGCTCACGATCGCCGTCATCCTGACGTTTTTTGGCCTGTTCTTCGCCTTCACGACCATCGCCGAGCGCAAGCTCCTCGGCCGCCTCCAGAATCGCCTCGGCCCCAACCGCGCGGGCGTGCCGAAACTCTCGATCCTGCCCTTCCATCTGAAACACAAGCTCTGGGGCCTCACCCAGCCCTTCGCCGACGCCGTGAAGGCGCTGACCAAGGAGGACGTCATTCCCGACGCCGCCGACAAGGTCCTGCACTTCCTCGCCCCCGTCTGCATCGTGGCGTTCTCGCTGCTCGGCTTCGCCGTGCTGCCCTTCGGCCGCGCACTCATCCCGGTCGAACTCGACGCCGCGCTACTCTACTTCTTCGCCGCCGGCACGGCCACCGAGCTGGCCATCTTCATGGCCGGCTGGGGCAGCCGGAACAAATACTCCCTGCTCGCCGCCATGCGCGCCCTCGCCCAGCTCATCAGCTACGAGTTGCCGCTGATTCTCTCCGTCGTCCCCGCCGTGCTCGTCGTCGGCACGCTCTCCCTCCGCGAGATCGCCGAAGCCCAGGGCGGCTGGATCTTCGGTTTTCTCCCGCACTGGCACGTGTTCACGCCGTGGGGCTTCGCGGGCTTCATCATCTTCCTCATCGCGGCGCTCGCCGAGAGCAACCGCTCGCCCTTCGACCTGCCCGAGGCCGAGAGCGAGCTCATCGCCGGCCACCTTACGGAATACTCCGGCTTCAAATACGCGCTCTTCTTCATGGCCGAGTATTTCGGTCTCACCGCCCTCAGTGGGCTCGGCGTCACGATCTTCCTCGGCGGCTGGCAGGCGCCGTTCGCCTTTCTGGAGTTCATCCCGTCCTACCTCTGGTTCATGCTCAAGCTGGCCGGCATGATTGTGTTCTTCATCTGGGTGCGCGGCACGCTGCTCCGCCTGCGCATCGACCAGCTGACGCGCCTTTCCTGGCAGTTCCTCGTGCCGCTGGCCCTGATCAATCTCGTGAATGGCGCCTTCTGGGCCCTCACCCCCGGCTGGTCCGGACCGATGCTCGCGGTCCGCTGGGCCGTTTCCGCGGCCCTCATCGTGATCCCCTTCCTCCTGCTGGCCCGCCGCCTCAACCCCGGCCGTGGTCCGCGGACCTACCGGTATGCATAA
- a CDS encoding NADH-quinone oxidoreductase subunit J family protein, with amino-acid sequence MIALAIIALLTFAAAISAFVLRNLIHSVLLLVGAWAGIAAFYLWAGAEFVAFAQVLVYVGAVSMVVLFAVLLTRQGATTAPVEFDSLKRGVFGFVVAGGVGGLLVGAILGSPLDVHTAATNPAVSVKELGHLLMGPHAAALLIVGVLLTVALLGAMVIAASDKPEDTP; translated from the coding sequence GTGATCGCCCTCGCCATCATCGCCCTCCTGACCTTCGCCGCTGCGATCTCAGCTTTCGTCCTCCGAAATCTGATCCACAGCGTGCTGCTGCTTGTCGGCGCCTGGGCGGGCATCGCGGCCTTCTACCTCTGGGCCGGGGCCGAGTTCGTGGCCTTCGCCCAGGTGCTGGTTTATGTTGGCGCGGTCTCGATGGTCGTGCTCTTCGCCGTGCTGCTGACGCGTCAGGGTGCGACGACCGCGCCGGTGGAGTTCGATTCCCTCAAGCGCGGCGTCTTCGGCTTCGTCGTGGCCGGTGGCGTCGGCGGACTCCTGGTCGGCGCGATCTTGGGCAGCCCGCTTGATGTGCACACCGCCGCGACGAATCCCGCGGTCTCCGTGAAGGAACTGGGCCACCTGCTCATGGGCCCACACGCCGCGGCCCTGCTCATTGTCGGCGTGCTGCTGACCGTCGCCCTGCTCGGGGCGATGGTCATCGCCGCCAGCGACAAACCGGAGGATACCCCGTGA
- the nuoK gene encoding NADH-quinone oxidoreductase subunit NuoK — protein MSPLQLCLLFSSLLFCVGLAGALSRSNTILVLLGIELMLNAANLNFIAFWRYGPHPEAGTGLIFVLFAIAVAAAEAAVGLALVIAIHRHRKSIRLQEANSLKG, from the coding sequence GTGAGCCCGCTGCAACTCTGCCTCCTGTTCTCCAGCCTGCTCTTCTGCGTCGGGCTCGCCGGTGCGCTGTCGCGCAGCAACACCATCCTCGTGCTCCTCGGCATCGAGCTGATGCTGAACGCCGCCAACCTCAACTTCATCGCCTTCTGGCGCTACGGCCCGCACCCCGAGGCCGGCACCGGTCTGATCTTCGTTTTGTTCGCCATCGCCGTCGCCGCCGCCGAGGCCGCCGTTGGCCTGGCGCTCGTCATCGCCATCCACCGCCACCGGAAGTCCATCCGCCTGCAGGAGGCGAACTCGCTCAAAGGCTGA
- the nuoL gene encoding NADH-quinone oxidoreductase subunit L — protein MTLAAQHLWLIPALPLAAAAVGALTPRSGRSLAAGAAIGAMGASLLLSCLALAGALADHAAHQVFNFAWFDLGATSLRLGFLLDPLTAFMCVMVTFVGLLIFIFSTGYMHEDRNAKQFFCFLSLFAAAMLGLLVANSLLLLFVCWELVGLASYLLIGFWFHKPAAAAAAKKAFITTRIGDLGFLLGLLWLQDAQGTLLFYDGGAGILEPAALANLSILLPCGLAASTAIGLLLFCGAVGKSGQFPLHVWLPDAMEGPTPVSALIHAATMVAAGVFLIARIFPLMSADQGLAGVPVHALSVVAFIGAITALLGALIAVAQNDIKRILAFSTVSQLGYMMLALGVGSWVAAIFHLLTHAFFKALLFLGAGSVIHAAHHEQDIRQLGGLSGKMKVTFITFTIGTMALVGVPLLFSGFWSKEAILHAAHGWEVSHLPFYVALFGVVLTAFYNTRLMAETFFGKPRSHAAEHAHENKPAMTLPLVILAVCAIGLGFLNTPAWPWLDAKLLGRTEVHGHSLFEGAGLMGLSVVLVAIGIGAGWALYGRRPRATATSPDPLATQAPGVIAALAARLGFDELYGATVIRLTDAFASLSAFLEKWVWDGAVRFLAALGEFTGSTGRDTDEQVLNGGFDATSEKLRGTGTAYSKAQTGDAHGYLRTLALGVVFLLILVILGGAR, from the coding sequence ATGACCTTGGCCGCGCAACACCTCTGGCTCATCCCCGCTCTGCCGCTCGCCGCGGCGGCGGTCGGCGCGTTGACGCCTCGCAGCGGACGCTCCCTCGCCGCCGGCGCCGCGATCGGAGCGATGGGCGCTTCTCTCCTGCTTTCGTGCCTTGCCCTCGCCGGGGCCTTGGCCGATCACGCCGCGCATCAGGTGTTCAACTTCGCCTGGTTCGATCTCGGGGCCACGTCACTCCGCCTTGGCTTCCTGCTCGACCCGCTCACGGCCTTCATGTGCGTGATGGTCACCTTCGTCGGCCTGTTGATCTTCATCTTCAGCACCGGCTACATGCACGAGGACCGCAACGCCAAACAGTTCTTCTGCTTCCTCAGCCTCTTTGCCGCCGCGATGCTCGGACTGCTCGTCGCCAACAGCCTGCTCCTGCTCTTCGTCTGCTGGGAACTCGTCGGCCTCGCCTCCTACCTGCTCATCGGTTTCTGGTTCCACAAACCCGCCGCGGCGGCTGCCGCCAAGAAGGCCTTCATCACGACGCGCATCGGCGACCTCGGTTTCCTCCTCGGCCTGCTCTGGCTGCAGGACGCCCAGGGCACGCTGCTCTTCTACGACGGCGGCGCGGGCATCCTCGAACCCGCCGCGCTGGCCAATCTCTCTATCCTGCTTCCGTGCGGTCTCGCCGCCTCCACCGCCATCGGCCTGCTGCTCTTCTGCGGCGCCGTCGGCAAGTCCGGCCAGTTCCCGCTGCACGTTTGGTTGCCCGATGCGATGGAAGGCCCGACGCCCGTCTCCGCCCTCATCCACGCCGCCACGATGGTCGCCGCCGGCGTGTTCCTCATCGCACGCATCTTCCCGCTGATGTCCGCCGACCAAGGGCTGGCCGGAGTCCCGGTCCATGCACTGAGCGTCGTTGCCTTCATCGGCGCCATCACGGCCCTGCTCGGCGCCCTGATCGCTGTCGCGCAAAATGACATCAAGCGCATCCTCGCTTTCTCCACCGTCTCCCAGCTCGGCTACATGATGCTGGCCCTCGGCGTCGGTTCGTGGGTCGCAGCCATCTTCCACCTGCTCACCCACGCCTTCTTCAAGGCCCTGCTCTTCCTCGGCGCCGGCTCCGTCATCCATGCCGCCCACCACGAGCAGGACATCCGCCAACTCGGCGGGCTGTCGGGCAAGATGAAGGTCACCTTCATTACCTTCACGATCGGCACGATGGCCTTGGTCGGCGTGCCGCTGCTCTTCTCCGGTTTTTGGTCCAAGGAAGCCATCCTCCACGCCGCCCACGGCTGGGAGGTTTCCCATCTGCCCTTCTACGTCGCCCTGTTCGGCGTGGTGCTCACCGCCTTCTACAACACGCGCCTGATGGCCGAAACTTTCTTCGGGAAACCCCGCTCGCACGCCGCCGAACACGCCCACGAGAACAAACCGGCGATGACCCTCCCTCTCGTCATCCTCGCCGTCTGCGCCATCGGTCTGGGCTTCCTCAACACGCCCGCCTGGCCCTGGCTTGACGCCAAACTGCTCGGTCGCACCGAGGTCCATGGCCACTCCCTCTTCGAAGGCGCCGGCCTGATGGGCCTTTCGGTGGTCCTCGTCGCCATCGGCATCGGCGCCGGCTGGGCGCTGTATGGCCGCCGCCCGCGCGCCACCGCCACCTCGCCCGATCCGCTCGCCACCCAGGCCCCCGGGGTCATCGCCGCTTTGGCCGCCCGCCTCGGCTTCGACGAACTCTACGGCGCCACGGTGATCCGACTCACCGACGCCTTCGCCTCGCTCAGCGCCTTCCTTGAAAAATGGGTCTGGGACGGCGCCGTCCGCTTCCTTGCCGCGCTCGGTGAGTTCACCGGCTCGACTGGACGTGACACCGACGAGCAGGTGCTCAACGGCGGCTTCGACGCTACCAGCGAAAAGCTCCGCGGCACCGGCACCGCCTACTCCAAGGCCCAGACCGGTGACGCCCACGGCTACCTTCGCACGCTCGCCCTCGGCGTGGTGTTCCTGCTCATCCTCGTGATTTTGGGAGGTGCGCGATGA